Proteins encoded together in one Luteimonas fraxinea window:
- a CDS encoding DNA-directed RNA polymerase subunit alpha, translated as MTATANQVLRPRGPQIERLAGNRAKVVIEPLERGYGHTLGNALRRVLLSSIPGFAITEVEIDGVLHEYSTIEGLQEDVLEVLLNLKDVAIRMGTGESSTLSLSKTGAGVVTAADIKTDHNVEILNGEHIICHLTKDASINMRLKIERGFGYQPASARRRPDEETRAIGRLMLDASFSPVRRVAYEVEAARVEQRTDLDKLVLDIETNGTIDAEEAVRTAADILTDQLSVFGDFTHRDRGAAKPQAPGVDPILLRPIDDLELTVRSANCLKAESIYYIGDLIQKTEVELLKTPNLGKKSLTEIKEVLAQRGLALGMKLENWPPTGVSAHGMLG; from the coding sequence ATGACGGCTACCGCCAACCAGGTCCTGCGTCCCCGCGGCCCTCAGATCGAACGTCTCGCGGGCAACCGCGCGAAGGTCGTGATCGAGCCGCTGGAGCGTGGGTATGGGCACACGCTGGGCAATGCCCTGCGTCGCGTGCTCCTGTCGTCGATTCCGGGCTTCGCGATTACCGAAGTCGAGATCGACGGCGTGCTGCACGAGTACAGCACCATCGAGGGCCTGCAGGAAGACGTGCTGGAAGTCCTGCTGAACCTCAAGGACGTCGCCATCCGCATGGGCACCGGCGAGAGCTCGACGCTGTCGCTGTCGAAGACGGGCGCGGGCGTCGTGACGGCCGCCGATATCAAGACCGACCACAACGTCGAGATCCTCAACGGCGAGCACATCATCTGCCATCTGACCAAGGACGCGTCGATCAACATGCGTCTGAAGATCGAGCGCGGTTTCGGCTACCAGCCGGCGTCCGCACGTCGTCGTCCGGACGAGGAGACCCGCGCCATCGGTCGCCTGATGCTGGACGCGTCGTTCTCGCCGGTCCGTCGCGTGGCCTATGAAGTCGAAGCGGCGCGCGTCGAACAGCGCACCGACCTCGACAAGCTGGTGCTCGACATCGAAACCAACGGCACGATCGATGCCGAGGAAGCCGTGCGCACCGCCGCCGACATCCTCACCGATCAGCTGTCGGTGTTCGGCGACTTCACGCACCGCGATCGCGGCGCGGCGAAGCCGCAGGCACCGGGCGTCGACCCGATCCTGCTGCGTCCGATCGACGATCTGGAGCTGACGGTGCGTTCGGCCAACTGCCTCAAGGCCGAGAGCATCTATTACATCGGCGACCTGATCCAGAAGACCGAAGTCGAACTGCTCAAGACCCCGAACCTCGGCAAGAAGTCGTTGACCGAGATCAAGGAAGTCCTGGCGCAGCGCGGCCTGGCACTGGGCATGAAGCTCGAGAACTGGCCGCCGACCGGCGTGTCCGCTCACGGCATGCTCGGCTGA
- the rpsE gene encoding 30S ribosomal protein S5, with protein sequence MANERENRGRDRNRDREELDDGMIEKLITVNRVSKTVKGGRQFTFTALTVVGDGNGKVGFGYGKAREVPVAIQKSMEQARKNQKAVDLNGSTLWHTVKSRHGAANVFMQPASEGTGVIAGGAMRAVLEAVGVKDVLAKAVGSRNPINLVRATIRGLNEMHSPAQIAAKRGKKVEDLING encoded by the coding sequence ATGGCAAACGAAAGGGAAAACCGCGGCCGCGATCGCAATCGCGACCGTGAGGAACTCGACGACGGCATGATCGAGAAGCTGATCACGGTCAACCGTGTCAGCAAGACCGTCAAGGGCGGTCGTCAGTTCACGTTCACCGCGCTGACGGTCGTCGGCGACGGCAACGGCAAGGTCGGTTTCGGTTACGGCAAGGCGCGCGAAGTGCCGGTCGCGATCCAGAAGTCGATGGAGCAGGCCCGCAAGAACCAGAAGGCCGTCGATCTCAACGGCAGCACCCTGTGGCACACGGTCAAGTCGCGCCACGGCGCAGCAAACGTGTTCATGCAGCCCGCGTCGGAAGGTACCGGCGTGATCGCCGGTGGCGCGATGCGCGCCGTGCTCGAAGCCGTCGGCGTCAAGGACGTGCTCGCGAAGGCGGTGGGTTCGCGTAACCCGATCAACCTCGTGCGCGCCACGATCCGCGGCCTCAACGAAATGCACTCGCCGGCGCAGATCGCTGCCAAGCGTGGCAAGAAGGTGGAGGATCTGATCAATGGCTAA
- the rplN gene encoding 50S ribosomal protein L14 has protein sequence MIQMQSHLDVADNSGAKEVMCIKVLGGSKRRYAGIGDIIKVSIKEAIPRGKVKKGEVYDAVVVRTRKGVRRADGSLIRFDGNAAVLLNNKQEPIGTRIFGPVTRELRSEKFMKIVSLAPEVL, from the coding sequence ATGATCCAGATGCAGAGCCACCTCGATGTGGCGGACAACAGCGGTGCCAAGGAAGTGATGTGCATCAAGGTGCTGGGCGGCTCGAAGCGCCGTTACGCCGGCATCGGCGACATCATCAAGGTGTCCATCAAGGAAGCGATTCCGCGTGGCAAGGTCAAGAAGGGCGAGGTCTATGACGCCGTCGTGGTGCGTACCCGCAAGGGTGTGCGTCGTGCCGACGGTTCGTTGATCCGCTTCGACGGCAATGCCGCCGTGTTGCTCAACAACAAGCAGGAGCCGATCGGCACCCGCATCTTCGGGCCCGTGACCCGTGAACTGCGTTCCGAGAAGTTCATGAAGATCGTCTCGCTCGCGCCTGAAGTGCTCTGA
- the rplO gene encoding 50S ribosomal protein L15 has product MKLNSLKPAQGARTERTRVGRGIGSGLGKTAGRGHKGSFARSGKGKIKAGFEGGQMPLRKRLPKVGFRSKLKLDVAEVMLYQLDKLDGDVDFAALRAAKLVPSTAKRAKIVLKGEISKKLVLKGVLATAGARAAIEAAGGKVEE; this is encoded by the coding sequence ATGAAGCTCAATTCTCTCAAGCCCGCACAGGGCGCCCGCACCGAGCGCACGCGCGTCGGTCGCGGTATCGGTTCGGGCCTGGGCAAGACTGCCGGCCGCGGCCACAAGGGTTCGTTCGCGCGCTCGGGCAAGGGCAAGATCAAGGCCGGCTTCGAAGGCGGCCAGATGCCGCTGCGCAAGCGTCTGCCGAAGGTCGGCTTCCGCTCCAAGCTGAAGCTCGACGTGGCCGAAGTGATGCTCTATCAGCTCGACAAGCTCGATGGTGACGTCGACTTCGCCGCGCTGCGTGCCGCCAAGCTGGTGCCCAGCACTGCCAAGCGCGCGAAGATCGTCCTCAAGGGCGAGATCAGCAAGAAGCTCGTGCTCAAGGGCGTGCTCGCCACGGCCGGTGCCCGCGCGGCGATCGAAGCCGCTGGCGGCAAGGTCGAGGAGTAA
- the rpmC gene encoding 50S ribosomal protein L29, with amino-acid sequence MATTKELREKSVEDLQSHLLELHKERFSLRMQKATGQLTKTHDTRRVRREIARVNTLIGQKK; translated from the coding sequence ATGGCTACGACGAAGGAACTCCGCGAGAAGTCGGTCGAGGATTTGCAGTCGCATCTCCTCGAGCTGCACAAGGAGCGTTTCTCGCTCCGCATGCAGAAGGCCACTGGCCAGCTGACCAAGACGCATGACACCCGTCGGGTGCGCCGCGAGATTGCGCGCGTGAACACCCTGATCGGTCAGAAGAAGTAA
- the rplX gene encoding 50S ribosomal protein L24, with translation MANRIKKGDHVIVIAGKDKGKRGDVVRVVGEKVVVSNINIVKRHTKPNPQAGQAGGVVEREAPIHASNVMPFNPATGKGERIGTKTLEDGRTLRVFRSSGEALDA, from the coding sequence ATGGCTAATCGAATCAAGAAGGGCGACCACGTGATCGTGATCGCCGGCAAAGACAAGGGCAAGCGTGGTGACGTGGTGCGCGTGGTCGGCGAGAAGGTCGTCGTCTCGAACATCAACATCGTCAAGCGCCACACCAAGCCGAACCCGCAGGCGGGTCAGGCCGGTGGTGTGGTCGAGCGCGAAGCGCCGATCCATGCTTCGAACGTGATGCCGTTCAACCCTGCCACCGGCAAGGGCGAGCGCATTGGAACCAAGACACTCGAGGATGGACGCACGCTGCGCGTGTTCCGCTCGAGCGGTGAGGCGCTCGACGCCTGA
- the rpsH gene encoding 30S ribosomal protein S8 → MSMTDPIADMLVRIRNAAAVGKQTASMPSSKIKVAIATVLKDEGYISDFRVTENGAKAELEIVLKYYEGRPVIETLKRFSRSGLRQYRGKDALPKVLNGLGVSIISTSKGIMTDAKARQHGVGGEVLCFVA, encoded by the coding sequence ATGAGCATGACTGATCCCATCGCCGACATGCTGGTCCGCATTCGCAATGCGGCCGCTGTTGGCAAGCAGACGGCGTCGATGCCGTCGTCCAAGATCAAAGTCGCAATCGCCACCGTCCTGAAGGACGAGGGTTACATCAGCGACTTCCGCGTGACCGAGAATGGCGCCAAGGCCGAACTCGAGATCGTTCTCAAGTATTACGAAGGCCGTCCGGTCATCGAGACCCTGAAGCGTTTCTCGCGCTCGGGTCTGCGCCAGTACCGCGGCAAGGACGCGCTGCCGAAGGTCCTCAACGGCCTGGGCGTGTCCATCATTTCCACGTCCAAGGGCATCATGACCGACGCGAAGGCACGCCAGCACGGTGTCGGCGGTGAAGTCCTGTGCTTCGTGGCTTAA
- the rplF gene encoding 50S ribosomal protein L6, with protein MSRVAKKPIALPKGVELNIQPELVSVKGPKGTLSLIKPSDIEITIEDGNALLSANDPSQIPLTGTLRAIVANMVHGVSQGFERKLELVGVGYRAAVQGKDLNLSLGFSHPVVFQAPEGITLTTPTQTEILVQGADKQLVGQVAAKIRGFRPPEPYKGKGVKYSDETIIRKEAKKA; from the coding sequence ATGTCCCGAGTTGCCAAGAAGCCGATCGCCCTTCCGAAGGGTGTCGAGCTCAACATCCAGCCCGAGCTGGTCAGCGTGAAGGGCCCGAAGGGCACCCTGTCGCTCATCAAGCCGTCGGATATCGAGATCACCATCGAAGACGGCAATGCGCTGCTTTCGGCCAATGATCCGTCGCAGATCCCGCTCACCGGTACCCTGCGCGCGATCGTCGCGAACATGGTGCACGGCGTGTCGCAGGGCTTCGAGCGCAAGCTAGAGCTGGTCGGCGTCGGTTACCGCGCAGCGGTCCAGGGCAAGGACCTGAACCTCTCGCTCGGTTTCTCGCATCCCGTCGTGTTCCAGGCGCCGGAAGGCATCACGCTGACCACGCCGACCCAGACCGAGATCCTGGTCCAGGGTGCAGACAAGCAGCTCGTCGGTCAGGTCGCCGCCAAGATCCGCGGATTCCGTCCGCCGGAGCCGTACAAGGGCAAGGGCGTGAAGTACTCCGACGAGACCATCATTCGCAAGGAAGCCAAGAAGGCCTAA
- the rpsM gene encoding 30S ribosomal protein S13: protein MARIAGVNLPAQKHVWVGLQSIFGIGRTRSKKVCEAAGVTSTTKIRDLSEPEVERLRSEVGKYVVEGDLRREVGMAIKRLMDLSCYRGLRHRRGLPLRGQRTRTNARTRKGPRKAIRK, encoded by the coding sequence ATGGCGCGTATTGCAGGTGTGAACCTGCCTGCCCAGAAGCATGTCTGGGTTGGGCTTCAAAGCATTTTCGGCATTGGCCGTACCCGTTCGAAGAAGGTCTGCGAGGCTGCAGGCGTGACCTCGACCACCAAGATCCGCGATCTGTCCGAACCGGAAGTCGAGCGTCTGCGCTCGGAAGTCGGCAAGTACGTGGTCGAGGGCGACCTGCGTCGCGAAGTCGGCATGGCCATCAAGCGTCTGATGGACCTGTCGTGCTACCGCGGCCTGCGTCACCGTCGTGGTCTCCCGCTGCGTGGTCAGCGCACCCGGACCAATGCACGCACCCGCAAGGGTCCGCGCAAGGCCATCAGGAAGTAA
- the rpsC gene encoding 30S ribosomal protein S3: MGHKVHPIGIRLGIAKDWNSKWYAGKKEYADYLVADLKVREMLRKRLASAGISKILIERPAKTARVTIHTARPGVVIGKRGEDIEKLRKDVSDMMGVPAHINVTEVRKPELDAQLVAESIAQQLERRIMFRRAMKRAVGNAMRLGALGIKVNVAGRLNGAEIARSEWYREGRVPLHTLRADVDYGFAEAKTTYGIIGIKTWIYKGEIFDFSQVGQEKQDDTPRGGDRGDRNDRDRRGPRREREARD, from the coding sequence ATGGGTCACAAAGTTCATCCCATCGGCATCCGCCTCGGCATCGCCAAGGACTGGAATTCCAAGTGGTATGCCGGCAAGAAGGAATACGCCGACTACCTCGTCGCCGACCTGAAGGTCCGCGAGATGCTGCGCAAGCGTCTCGCTTCGGCCGGCATCAGCAAGATCCTGATCGAGCGTCCGGCAAAGACGGCGCGCGTGACGATCCACACCGCCCGTCCGGGCGTGGTGATCGGCAAGCGCGGCGAGGACATCGAGAAGCTGCGCAAGGACGTCAGCGACATGATGGGCGTTCCGGCGCACATCAATGTGACCGAGGTCCGCAAGCCGGAACTCGACGCGCAGCTGGTGGCCGAGTCGATCGCGCAGCAGCTCGAGCGTCGCATCATGTTCCGCCGCGCGATGAAGCGCGCTGTCGGTAACGCGATGCGCCTCGGCGCACTGGGCATCAAGGTCAACGTCGCCGGCCGCCTCAACGGCGCCGAGATCGCACGTTCGGAGTGGTACCGCGAAGGTCGCGTGCCGTTGCACACCCTCCGCGCCGACGTCGACTACGGCTTCGCCGAAGCCAAGACGACCTACGGGATCATCGGCATCAAGACCTGGATCTACAAGGGCGAAATCTTCGATTTCAGCCAGGTGGGCCAGGAGAAGCAGGACGACACGCCGCGTGGCGGAGACCGTGGTGATCGCAATGACCGCGATCGTCGGGGTCCGCGTCGCGAGCGCGAGGCGAGGGACTAA
- the rpsK gene encoding 30S ribosomal protein S11 has protein sequence MAKPAATKTKKKIKRVVTDGIAHVHASFNNTIITITDRQGNALSWATSGGAGFRGSRKSTPFAAQVAAEKAGKVALDYGVKSLEVRIKGPGPGRESAVRSLNNVGYKIINIIDVTPIPHNGCRPPKKRRV, from the coding sequence ATGGCCAAGCCCGCAGCTACCAAGACCAAGAAGAAGATCAAGCGCGTCGTCACCGACGGCATCGCGCACGTCCACGCTTCGTTCAACAACACGATCATCACGATCACCGACCGCCAGGGCAACGCGCTCTCGTGGGCGACCTCGGGAGGTGCGGGTTTCCGCGGCTCGCGCAAGTCGACCCCGTTCGCAGCCCAGGTCGCCGCAGAGAAGGCCGGCAAGGTCGCTCTCGATTACGGCGTCAAGTCGCTTGAAGTCCGCATCAAGGGCCCGGGTCCGGGTCGTGAGTCGGCCGTGCGCTCGCTGAACAACGTGGGCTACAAGATCATCAACATCATCGACGTGACGCCCATCCCGCACAACGGATGCCGCCCGCCGAAGAAGCGTCGCGTCTAA
- the rpsD gene encoding 30S ribosomal protein S4, with the protein MARYIGPTCKLARREGADLSLKSPTRALDSKCKLEQKPGQHGAGTGARRSKLSDYATQLREKQKVKRIYGLLERQFRNYYKKASNKKGNTGENLLQLLETRLDNVIYRMGFAVTRPAARQLVSHRGVTVNGQSVNLPSYQVKAGDAIALSEKAQKQLRVQEALTVWSTMDLSPSWVEVDSKAFSGVFKSVPDRADLPADINEALIVELYSK; encoded by the coding sequence ATGGCTCGTTACATCGGTCCTACCTGTAAGCTCGCGCGCCGTGAAGGCGCCGACCTGTCCCTCAAGAGCCCGACCCGTGCGCTCGACTCGAAGTGCAAGCTGGAGCAGAAGCCCGGCCAGCACGGTGCCGGTACCGGCGCGCGTCGCAGCAAGCTCTCGGATTACGCCACCCAGCTTCGCGAGAAGCAGAAGGTCAAGCGTATCTACGGTCTTCTCGAGCGTCAGTTCCGCAACTACTACAAGAAGGCGTCGAACAAGAAGGGCAACACGGGTGAAAACCTGCTGCAGCTCCTCGAGACCCGCCTCGACAATGTCATCTACCGCATGGGCTTCGCGGTGACCCGGCCGGCCGCGCGCCAGCTGGTGTCGCACCGTGGTGTCACGGTCAATGGCCAGTCGGTGAATCTGCCGTCGTACCAGGTCAAGGCAGGCGACGCGATCGCACTGTCGGAGAAGGCACAGAAGCAGCTTCGCGTGCAGGAAGCGCTCACCGTGTGGTCGACGATGGATCTGTCCCCGTCGTGGGTCGAAGTCGACTCCAAGGCGTTCAGTGGTGTGTTCAAGTCCGTCCCGGATCGCGCAGATCTGCCGGCAGACATCAACGAAGCGCTGATCGTCGAGCTGTACTCGAAGTAA
- the rpsN gene encoding 30S ribosomal protein S14, whose product MAKTSMINREVKRKKLAKQHAEKREALKKIISSPTAGYEEKADAVNKLQKLPRDSSPARQTTRCALSGRPRAVYSKFGLGRNKLREATMRGDVPGLRKASW is encoded by the coding sequence ATGGCAAAGACGTCCATGATCAACCGCGAGGTCAAGCGCAAGAAGCTGGCCAAGCAGCACGCCGAAAAGCGTGAGGCGCTGAAGAAGATCATCAGCAGCCCGACCGCGGGTTACGAAGAAAAGGCCGACGCAGTCAACAAGCTGCAGAAGCTTCCGCGCGATTCGTCGCCGGCCCGCCAGACCACGCGTTGCGCGCTGTCCGGCCGCCCGCGTGCCGTCTACAGCAAGTTCGGCCTCGGCCGCAACAAGCTGCGCGAAGCCACCATGCGCGGCGACGTGCCTGGCCTGCGCAAGGCCAGCTGGTAA
- the secY gene encoding preprotein translocase subunit SecY, which translates to MSRSGSAMGGVGAGLGKFTELRQRLLFVLGALVVYRIGCFIPVPGVNPEAMLQLMEQQQGTIVDMFNMFSGGALSRFSLFALNVIPYISASIVMQLLVQVVPSLKAIQKEGESGRRRITQWSRIGAIPLAIFQSAGIAVALQSSGANNGIPVVYSPGMGFVVTAIIALTAGTMFLVWLGEQVTERGIGNGVSLIIFAGIVAGLPGAVLGTFDSLRSGDMSPIAAILLVIVVLAAVFFVVFVERGQRRITVNYARRQGGRNAYMNQSSFLPLKLNMAGVIPAIFASSIIMFPATVTTWFGEATSSSGWQQTLQRVAQAISPGEPLYVLLFGALIAGFAFFYTALVFNSQETADNLKKSGALIPGIRPGKATAEYIDGVLTRLTAVGAAYLVLVCLLPEFMRAEFGSSFHFGGTSLLIVVVVIMDFIAQVQSHLMSHQYESLLKKANLKGSRSGGGLTGR; encoded by the coding sequence ATGTCGCGTAGCGGCAGCGCAATGGGTGGGGTCGGCGCCGGGCTCGGTAAATTCACCGAGCTCCGCCAGCGCCTGCTGTTCGTGCTCGGTGCTCTCGTCGTCTATCGCATCGGGTGCTTCATCCCGGTGCCGGGCGTCAATCCCGAGGCCATGCTGCAGCTGATGGAACAGCAGCAGGGCACCATCGTGGACATGTTCAACATGTTCTCGGGTGGTGCGCTGTCGCGTTTCAGCCTGTTCGCACTGAACGTGATTCCGTACATCTCAGCGTCCATCGTGATGCAGCTGCTGGTGCAGGTGGTGCCCAGCCTGAAGGCCATCCAGAAGGAAGGCGAATCGGGCCGGCGCAGGATCACCCAGTGGTCGCGCATCGGTGCGATTCCGCTGGCGATCTTCCAGTCGGCGGGTATCGCGGTCGCGCTGCAGAGCTCGGGTGCCAACAACGGTATTCCGGTCGTCTACTCGCCGGGTATGGGCTTCGTGGTCACCGCTATCATCGCGCTCACCGCCGGCACCATGTTTCTGGTGTGGCTGGGCGAGCAGGTGACCGAGCGCGGCATCGGCAACGGTGTGTCGCTGATCATCTTCGCCGGCATCGTGGCGGGTCTTCCGGGCGCTGTGCTGGGCACGTTCGATTCGCTGCGCAGCGGTGACATGAGCCCGATCGCAGCGATCCTGCTGGTGATCGTGGTGCTGGCGGCGGTGTTCTTCGTGGTGTTCGTCGAGCGTGGCCAGCGTCGGATCACGGTCAACTACGCACGTCGTCAGGGTGGTCGCAACGCGTACATGAACCAGAGCTCGTTCCTGCCGCTCAAGCTCAACATGGCAGGCGTGATTCCGGCGATCTTCGCGTCCTCGATCATCATGTTCCCGGCAACGGTGACCACGTGGTTCGGTGAAGCGACCTCGTCGAGCGGTTGGCAGCAGACGCTGCAGCGCGTCGCGCAGGCGATCTCGCCAGGCGAGCCGCTGTACGTGTTGCTGTTCGGTGCGCTGATCGCGGGCTTCGCGTTCTTCTACACCGCGCTGGTGTTCAACAGCCAGGAAACGGCCGACAATCTGAAGAAGTCGGGCGCGCTGATTCCGGGCATCCGTCCGGGCAAGGCGACCGCCGAATACATCGACGGTGTGCTGACCCGCCTCACGGCAGTCGGCGCGGCGTACCTGGTGCTGGTCTGTCTGTTGCCTGAGTTCATGCGCGCCGAGTTCGGCAGCTCCTTCCACTTCGGCGGCACCTCGCTGCTGATCGTGGTGGTGGTGATCATGGACTTCATCGCGCAGGTCCAGTCGCACCTGATGTCGCACCAGTACGAAAGCCTGCTGAAGAAGGCGAACCTCAAGGGTTCGCGCAGCGGCGGCGGCCTCACGGGCCGTTGA
- the rpmD gene encoding 50S ribosomal protein L30, whose protein sequence is MAKNESTGGTVKVRLVKGLRGSQAKHRLSVKALGLGKLNDVRELKDSPQVRGLINKVHYLVQVEE, encoded by the coding sequence ATGGCTAAGAACGAATCCACCGGCGGCACCGTCAAGGTGCGCCTGGTCAAGGGTCTGCGCGGTTCGCAGGCCAAGCACCGCCTTTCGGTGAAAGCACTCGGTCTGGGCAAGCTCAACGACGTGCGTGAACTGAAGGACAGCCCGCAGGTTCGTGGCCTGATCAACAAGGTCCATTACCTGGTCCAGGTCGAGGAATAA
- the rplR gene encoding 50S ribosomal protein L18 yields MSIKNNARLRRAKTTRSHIRVLGVPRLSVLRTGQHIYAQLFNSDGSKVLAAANTTQSDVKGGLKNGKNADAATAVGRAIAEKAKAAGIEKVAFDRSGYRYHGRIKALADAAREGGLQF; encoded by the coding sequence ATGAGCATCAAGAACAACGCCCGCCTGCGCCGCGCCAAGACCACGCGTTCGCACATCCGTGTCCTCGGCGTGCCGCGCCTGTCGGTGCTGCGCACCGGCCAGCACATCTACGCCCAGCTGTTCAATTCGGATGGTTCCAAGGTGCTGGCTGCGGCCAACACCACGCAGTCCGACGTCAAGGGCGGCCTGAAGAACGGCAAGAACGCCGACGCCGCAACCGCGGTGGGTCGTGCGATTGCAGAGAAGGCCAAGGCCGCGGGTATCGAGAAGGTCGCATTCGACCGCTCGGGTTACCGCTACCACGGTCGTATCAAGGCACTCGCCGACGCTGCCCGCGAGGGTGGTCTGCAGTTCTGA
- the rplE gene encoding 50S ribosomal protein L5, producing MTTRLEQFYKDEVVPKLMEQFGYANIMQVPRLSKITINMGVGEAAANKKVLENATADMAKISGQKPLVTKSRVSVASFKIRDGWPIGCKVTLRRNGMYEFFDRLVNVALPRVRDFRGVSGRSFDGRGNYNMGVKEQIIFPEIDFDAVDAIRGMDIAITTTARTNEEAKALLEAFRFPFRN from the coding sequence ATGACGACCCGTCTGGAACAGTTCTACAAGGATGAGGTGGTACCGAAGCTCATGGAGCAGTTCGGTTACGCCAACATCATGCAGGTCCCGCGCCTGAGCAAGATCACCATCAATATGGGCGTGGGCGAAGCTGCCGCGAACAAGAAGGTGCTGGAAAACGCGACCGCCGACATGGCCAAGATCAGCGGCCAGAAGCCGCTGGTGACCAAGTCGCGCGTGTCGGTGGCCTCGTTCAAGATCCGCGACGGCTGGCCGATCGGCTGCAAGGTCACGCTACGTCGCAATGGCATGTACGAGTTCTTCGATCGCCTGGTCAACGTCGCGCTGCCGCGCGTCCGCGACTTCCGTGGTGTGTCCGGCCGTTCGTTCGATGGTCGCGGCAACTACAACATGGGCGTGAAGGAACAGATCATCTTCCCGGAAATCGACTTCGACGCCGTCGACGCGATCCGCGGTATGGACATCGCCATCACCACGACCGCCCGTACCAACGAAGAAGCCAAGGCCCTGCTGGAAGCCTTCCGCTTCCCGTTCCGCAACTGA
- the rplP gene encoding 50S ribosomal protein L16, protein MLQPKRTKYRKMHKGRNDGLAWSGNAVSFGEFGLRSTATGQLTARQIEAGRRSISRHVKRGGKMWIRVFPDKPITKKPIEVRMGSGKGSVEYWVAQIQPGRMIFEIEGVEEEVAREAFRLAAAKLSVTTQFVTRTVR, encoded by the coding sequence ATGTTGCAACCCAAGCGAACCAAATACCGCAAGATGCACAAGGGCCGTAACGACGGCCTGGCATGGAGCGGCAACGCAGTCAGCTTCGGCGAATTCGGTCTGCGGTCCACCGCAACCGGCCAGCTGACCGCACGTCAGATCGAAGCCGGTCGTCGTTCCATCAGCCGCCACGTCAAGCGCGGCGGCAAGATGTGGATCCGCGTGTTCCCGGACAAGCCGATCACCAAGAAGCCGATCGAAGTCCGAATGGGCTCCGGCAAGGGCAGCGTCGAGTACTGGGTCGCGCAGATCCAGCCCGGCCGCATGATCTTCGAGATCGAGGGTGTCGAGGAGGAGGTGGCGCGTGAAGCGTTCCGCCTGGCCGCCGCGAAGCTGTCGGTCACCACCCAATTCGTGACCCGGACGGTGCGCTGA
- the rpsQ gene encoding 30S ribosomal protein S17 codes for MNTEKKQRTVQGRVVSNKMDKTVTVLVERQVKHALYGKYIKRSTKLHAHDAENACQEGDLVKVVEIAPMSKTKNWRVAEIVTRAAE; via the coding sequence ATGAATACCGAAAAGAAGCAGCGTACGGTCCAGGGCCGCGTGGTCAGCAACAAGATGGACAAGACCGTCACCGTGCTGGTGGAGCGTCAGGTCAAGCACGCCCTGTACGGCAAGTACATCAAGCGTTCGACCAAGCTCCATGCCCACGATGCCGAGAACGCGTGTCAGGAAGGCGACCTCGTGAAGGTCGTCGAGATTGCACCGATGTCCAAGACCAAGAACTGGCGGGTGGCGGAAATCGTCACGCGCGCCGCCGAATAA
- the rplV gene encoding 50S ribosomal protein L22, with the protein MDKATKARLEEQKRARTEVNKRTAILRTARISPQKARLVADQVRGLPVERAVGLLKFSDKKAAHMIKKVVESAIANAENNAGADVDELTIATITVDEGPTLKRFMARAKGRGTRILKRTSHITVVVGEGK; encoded by the coding sequence ATGGACAAGGCAACGAAAGCCCGCCTCGAAGAGCAGAAGCGCGCTCGCACCGAGGTCAACAAGCGCACCGCGATCCTTCGCACCGCGCGCATTTCGCCGCAGAAGGCACGTCTGGTCGCTGACCAGGTCCGTGGTCTGCCGGTCGAACGCGCCGTCGGCCTGCTGAAGTTCTCGGACAAGAAAGCCGCTCACATGATCAAGAAGGTCGTCGAGTCGGCCATCGCCAACGCCGAGAACAACGCTGGCGCGGACGTCGACGAACTCACGATCGCCACCATCACGGTCGACGAAGGTCCGACGCTGAAGCGCTTCATGGCGCGCGCAAAGGGACGCGGTACTCGCATCCTCAAGCGCACCAGCCACATCACCGTCGTCGTGGGAGAGGGCAAGTAA